A portion of the Macaca thibetana thibetana isolate TM-01 chromosome 9, ASM2454274v1, whole genome shotgun sequence genome contains these proteins:
- the LOC126962964 gene encoding calcyclin-binding protein-like, producing the protein MAFPVLSPCGCSSGLWFDPARLRLWKSYRKSLEEAKVLLEKDTRKRVHDALTGEKSKIETEIQNKMQQKKAELLDNEKPAAVVDPVTTGHTVKTSNYGWDQSDKSVKIHITLTGVHQVPTENVQVHFTARSFDLLVKNLSGKSYSMIVNNLLKHISVEGSSKKVKTDTVLILCRKEVEKAGSPEFRRSKREKAIISIKAQEP; encoded by the exons ATGGCATTTCCTGTTCTCTCCCCGTGTGGCTGCAGCTCGGGCCTTTGGTTTGACCCAGCCCGACTTAGGCTTTGGAAGAGCTACAGAAAATCTCTAGAAGAAGCAAAGGTGTTGCTGGAGAAGGATACTAGGAAAAGAGTACACGATGCCCTTACAGGTGAAAAATCCAAAATTGAGACAGAAATCCAGAACAAGATGCAACAGAAGAAAGCAGAACTTCTTGATAATGAAAAGCCAGCTGCTGTAGTTGATCCTGTTACAACGGGACATACAGTGAAAACCAGTAATTATGGATGGGATCAGTCAGATAAGTCTGTGAAAATCCACATTACCTTAACTGGAGTTCATCAAGTTCCCACTGAGAATGTGCAGGTGCATTTCACAGCGAGGTCATTTGATCTTTTGGTAAAGAATCTAAGTGGGAAGAGTTACTCTATGATTGTGAACAATCTCCTGAAACACATTTCTGTGGAAGGTAGTTCAAAAAAAGTCAAGACTGATACAGTTCTCATTTTATGCAGAAAGGAAGTggaaaaggctgg CAGTCCAGAATTTAGGagatcaaaaagagaaaaagctatTATTTCCATTAAAGCACAAGAGCCTTAA